The following coding sequences lie in one Acidobacteriota bacterium genomic window:
- a CDS encoding AAA-like domain-containing protein: MPGSPRLIYEFGPYLLDPSERRLLLDGKEVSPPLRKLVFDLLRVLVQNHGSLMTNDQLLREVWEIEESSDARVAVTIGELRKKLGDEEFIENVPGSGYRFIAPVKELRREQGATTASANRDLNFSDPPTPGGAVPLESQFYIARETDDKFFAAMARRDSVVLVKGPPQVGKTSLLARGAQRARESGSLVVLTYLRSINIRTLSDSDQLLLSLAEQIADTLQLESLPHKIWNSFLGPSANFQRYLQRHILEKAQQPLVWVIDDVDELFSCDNKTEIFALFRWLHNLRAYEPEGPWMRLTLALAYATEAHLFITDPNQSPFNVGTQVTLEDFSLDQVADLNQRYGRLLTSQNEISRYNELTGGHPYLAQRGFYEMYRNKMDLAAIETKADHEDGIFGSHLRSMWFALERDRDLCDAVRSLLHGQKDPPPLTTGMFYRLRSAGILTGDSPADARPRSGLYARYLKKRLL, encoded by the coding sequence ATGCCTGGCTCCCCACGCCTGATTTACGAATTTGGACCTTATCTGCTTGATCCATCCGAGCGACGGCTTCTGCTTGATGGGAAAGAAGTCTCTCCACCTTTAAGAAAGTTAGTCTTCGATCTGCTGCGTGTGTTAGTTCAAAACCACGGCAGTTTAATGACGAATGACCAATTGCTAAGGGAAGTTTGGGAAATTGAGGAAAGTTCTGATGCAAGAGTGGCTGTAACCATTGGAGAGTTACGGAAAAAACTTGGCGACGAAGAGTTTATAGAAAATGTACCCGGATCCGGCTATCGTTTTATAGCTCCCGTGAAGGAACTAAGAAGGGAGCAAGGCGCGACGACGGCATCGGCGAACCGGGATTTGAACTTTTCTGATCCGCCCACGCCGGGCGGCGCGGTGCCTTTAGAGTCCCAGTTTTATATTGCTCGCGAAACGGACGACAAATTTTTTGCTGCGATGGCGCGACGCGACAGTGTTGTCTTGGTCAAAGGGCCTCCGCAAGTCGGCAAAACTTCTTTGTTGGCGCGTGGCGCTCAGCGAGCAAGGGAATCTGGCTCCCTGGTGGTGCTGACTTACTTGCGTTCGATAAACATCAGAACCTTGTCTGATTCCGATCAGTTGCTTTTGTCATTGGCTGAGCAGATTGCCGATACGCTGCAACTGGAATCATTGCCGCATAAGATTTGGAACAGTTTTTTGGGCCCAAGCGCCAATTTCCAAAGGTATTTGCAACGTCACATTCTGGAAAAAGCTCAACAACCGCTGGTGTGGGTTATTGACGATGTGGATGAATTGTTTAGCTGTGACAACAAAACAGAAATCTTTGCTCTCTTTCGATGGTTGCATAATCTGCGAGCTTATGAGCCGGAAGGCCCCTGGATGCGACTGACGCTGGCATTGGCTTATGCGACCGAAGCCCATCTGTTTATCACCGATCCGAATCAGTCTCCGTTTAATGTCGGCACACAAGTGACGCTGGAAGATTTTAGTCTCGATCAGGTTGCCGATTTGAATCAACGTTATGGCAGATTGCTGACCAGCCAGAATGAAATTTCCCGCTATAACGAACTGACAGGCGGCCATCCTTATCTTGCGCAACGTGGGTTTTACGAAATGTACCGGAATAAGATGGACTTGGCGGCGATTGAAACCAAAGCCGACCACGAAGACGGCATTTTTGGCAGCCATCTTCGTTCGATGTGGTTTGCGCTGGAACGAGATCGGGATTTATGCGATGCCGTTCGCAGCCTTCTGCATGGGCAGAAAGACCCACCTCCATTGACCACTGGGATGTTTTATCGTTTACGAAGCGCCGGCATTTTAACCGGCGATTCGCCCGCTGATGCTCGGCCTCGCAGCGGGCTGTATGCCCGCTACCTGAAAAAGCGTTTGTTATGA
- a CDS encoding HEAT repeat domain-containing protein, translating into MAKVFLSSTSKDLREYRVEVANAINGLPGFECIQMETWGAVNATPTDYDATKVADCDLFVLLLGAIYGECKLGTEKSFTELEYDQAVELDRPRIAFFASDNCLFPLSVTKDRPAGDSERLEAFRERVRQERIKAEFTDPHQLANQITKAILKWQEESRQACLDRFLRHTIENNSEISLRGVMQAERQVAVKLDEVYVSLKTERKVYEPYARHGFFVDEFGRVKGTFTNALLSDFGEEGDVVPIPGSRVRWAERETRAEKVDLAEAVRENRRMVILGDPGAGKTTLMRFLALHFARTWRGGFPIVIDKDGTNYGKVRLPIFMRVADFAEELRKNRNAKLRDCLLVPFRNIERNSDGELTRLLEEKLRRGEALLLLDGLDEVTEPSDRVVIVQQIEEFVRSTHSDNRVIVTSRIVGYRQAPLGNDYQHFTLLDLEREQIEKFLNGWCLAVERFHAPDASTEIIADRAKVEIDDILKSVDGNTGVKRLATNPLLLTILALIHRNGSRLPSRRVELYELATNTLLADWQAAKGMDGSKLISKSDAAQFLWPLAYWMHSERPRGLAYEQEVEEKLREVRSRDTGKPSDHPEVIAAVDGFLARARGPAGIFVERAPKQYGFLHLTFQEYFAALQLMRNSLQAAQRINEVRHKPRWEEPILLAVASRQSPDDGDLLVRAAILAEGEFAERQGFTASEYEHILHRDLFLSARCLADDVAVYPNLRCRIINRLCDLYFDVRSSVSLKGDIRQIFGLVAECAASADLIPKLLKRLDDTEWAVRSAAVYALGAMGKKAENDQVITALIQRLADSKMAVQIAAAGILGTMGEKIKGDLVISKLIQLLGNSEHFVRSWAANTLGAIGEKASSDQVVFALIERLADSDFSVQRAAARALVAIGRTARDQAITASIERSSSSDSRVRLAAARALGWLGKKEVVPTLIRLCGDSQENVRRTAIWALGDLGEKAASEQVISTLVRLLADSQSGIRLAAARALEKFGEEATSDQTISALVQLLTDSDGDVRSTAAQALGMLGEKAVNNKVVFALIERLGDSEGFVRCAAVGALGVMGKTVAGDQVISVLTQCLTDPEWDVRSAAVRALELMGEEVVNENAISDLIERLADSEEVVRIGAAMSLGAMGKAASNQIISALINSLSDSSIVVATLALGALDELSMCFKEEDKSEIIKLALPLACNKRRGEKNDRKRDAGYLMLRNLLADKYPGEGA; encoded by the coding sequence TTGGCCAAAGTTTTCCTCAGTTCGACATCCAAAGATTTGCGCGAATACCGCGTTGAAGTCGCCAACGCGATTAACGGTCTGCCAGGATTTGAATGCATCCAGATGGAAACCTGGGGCGCAGTGAATGCGACGCCGACTGATTACGACGCCACAAAAGTCGCTGACTGCGATTTGTTTGTGCTGCTCCTCGGCGCGATTTATGGCGAGTGCAAATTGGGTACGGAAAAGTCATTTACCGAACTTGAATATGACCAAGCTGTTGAACTCGACAGGCCGCGCATCGCGTTTTTCGCCAGCGACAATTGCCTTTTTCCACTTTCAGTTACGAAGGATCGCCCGGCTGGTGATTCCGAGCGTTTGGAAGCATTCCGCGAGCGTGTCAGACAGGAGCGAATCAAGGCAGAATTTACCGATCCGCACCAACTTGCCAACCAAATTACCAAAGCAATCCTGAAATGGCAGGAAGAATCGCGACAGGCGTGCCTCGATAGATTTCTTCGCCACACCATCGAAAACAATTCGGAAATCAGTTTGCGCGGCGTAATGCAGGCCGAACGACAAGTCGCGGTCAAGCTGGACGAAGTGTATGTCTCGCTGAAAACCGAGCGTAAGGTTTATGAACCCTACGCAAGGCATGGTTTTTTTGTGGATGAGTTTGGGAGAGTGAAAGGCACATTTACCAATGCTCTATTGTCTGATTTTGGAGAAGAAGGTGATGTCGTGCCAATTCCCGGCAGTCGAGTTCGTTGGGCCGAGCGAGAAACGCGCGCAGAAAAAGTGGATCTGGCTGAAGCTGTTCGTGAAAACCGTCGAATGGTAATTCTTGGTGACCCTGGAGCGGGTAAGACGACGTTGATGCGGTTTCTGGCGCTGCATTTTGCCCGAACTTGGCGAGGCGGATTTCCGATTGTGATTGATAAAGATGGAACCAATTACGGCAAGGTTCGATTGCCGATCTTTATGCGTGTCGCGGATTTCGCCGAAGAGTTGCGCAAAAATCGAAATGCCAAGTTGCGAGATTGCCTGTTGGTTCCGTTTCGCAACATCGAACGTAATTCTGATGGCGAATTGACTCGCTTACTGGAAGAAAAGCTCCGGCGCGGCGAAGCCTTGTTGCTGCTGGACGGATTGGACGAGGTGACTGAACCTTCTGATCGTGTGGTGATTGTTCAGCAGATCGAAGAATTCGTTCGCAGCACGCATTCAGACAATCGCGTTATCGTTACCAGCCGCATCGTCGGTTATCGGCAAGCTCCACTTGGCAACGATTACCAGCACTTTACTTTGCTGGATTTGGAGCGCGAACAGATTGAAAAGTTTTTGAACGGCTGGTGCCTGGCGGTGGAACGCTTCCACGCTCCGGACGCTTCCACTGAAATCATTGCCGATCGTGCCAAAGTCGAAATTGACGACATTCTGAAATCCGTTGACGGCAATACCGGTGTCAAACGATTGGCAACGAATCCGCTGTTGCTGACGATTCTGGCGCTGATTCATCGCAACGGCTCGCGTCTGCCAAGCCGCCGAGTTGAACTTTACGAACTGGCGACCAACACCTTACTGGCCGATTGGCAAGCGGCAAAGGGAATGGACGGTTCTAAACTGATCAGCAAAAGCGATGCGGCGCAATTCCTATGGCCGCTGGCTTATTGGATGCACTCTGAACGTCCGCGCGGATTGGCGTATGAACAGGAAGTTGAAGAAAAGTTGCGCGAAGTTCGATCAAGAGACACGGGTAAACCGTCGGATCATCCCGAAGTGATTGCTGCTGTGGATGGCTTTCTGGCTCGCGCTCGTGGCCCCGCTGGTATCTTTGTTGAACGTGCGCCCAAACAATACGGGTTTCTGCACCTGACCTTTCAGGAATACTTTGCAGCGTTGCAACTTATGCGGAACAGTTTGCAAGCGGCGCAGCGAATAAACGAAGTCCGCCATAAACCCCGCTGGGAGGAACCAATTCTGCTGGCCGTTGCCTCGCGCCAAAGTCCTGACGATGGCGATTTGCTGGTTCGCGCTGCCATTCTGGCCGAAGGCGAATTTGCCGAACGACAAGGTTTCACCGCTAGCGAGTATGAGCATATTTTGCACCGCGATCTGTTTTTGTCTGCGCGTTGTCTTGCTGATGATGTTGCTGTTTACCCGAACTTGCGCTGCCGAATCATCAACCGACTTTGCGATCTTTACTTTGATGTAAGATCCTCAGTCTCTTTAAAAGGAGACATACGCCAAATCTTCGGACTGGTAGCTGAGTGCGCCGCCTCAGCCGATTTAATTCCCAAATTACTTAAACGATTGGATGATACTGAATGGGCTGTGAGGTCTGCGGCGGTCTACGCCCTGGGAGCGATGGGCAAAAAGGCGGAAAACGACCAAGTCATCACAGCCTTGATACAACGCTTGGCAGACTCAAAAATGGCTGTCCAGATTGCAGCGGCTGGCATACTGGGAACAATGGGCGAAAAGATCAAGGGGGACCTAGTTATCTCTAAGCTGATTCAGCTGTTGGGGAATTCAGAACATTTTGTTCGATCTTGGGCTGCAAATACACTAGGAGCGATTGGCGAAAAGGCATCAAGTGATCAAGTCGTTTTTGCCTTGATTGAACGTTTGGCTGATTCTGATTTTTCTGTCCAGCGAGCGGCTGCTCGTGCATTAGTCGCAATCGGCAGGACGGCGAGAGATCAAGCTATTACCGCATCCATTGAGCGTTCATCAAGCTCTGACTCTCGGGTTCGGTTAGCGGCGGCTCGCGCGCTGGGATGGCTGGGTAAGAAGGAGGTGGTACCTACCTTGATTCGACTTTGTGGTGATTCCCAAGAGAATGTTCGGCGAACGGCAATTTGGGCGTTAGGGGATTTAGGTGAGAAAGCAGCGAGTGAGCAAGTCATTTCCACTTTGGTTCGACTTTTGGCTGACTCACAAAGTGGAATCCGCTTAGCAGCGGCTCGTGCGCTAGAAAAGTTCGGCGAGGAAGCCACGAGCGATCAAACCATTTCTGCGTTGGTTCAACTTCTGACTGATTCTGATGGTGATGTCCGATCAACGGCGGCTCAGGCACTCGGAATGCTTGGTGAGAAGGCGGTGAACAATAAAGTTGTTTTCGCCTTGATTGAGCGTTTGGGTGATTCTGAGGGGTTTGTCCGGTGTGCGGCGGTGGGCGCGTTGGGTGTTATGGGAAAGACAGTGGCGGGCGATCAAGTCATTTCTGTTTTGACTCAGTGTCTGACAGATCCTGAATGGGATGTTCGATCTGCGGCTGTCCGCGCATTAGAGCTAATGGGTGAAGAGGTGGTAAACGAAAATGCCATCTCAGACCTGATTGAACGTTTGGCTGACTCTGAAGAGGTTGTTCGGATTGGAGCAGCAATGTCATTGGGCGCAATGGGTAAAGCGGCGAGCAATCAAATCATCTCCGCTTTGATCAATAGTTTGTCAGACTCCAGCATAGTTGTAGCGACTTTGGCGCTGGGCGCGCTCGACGAATTGTCTATGTGCTTTAAGGAAGAAGATAAATCGGAAATCATCAAATTAGCGTTGCCGCTTGCATGCAATAAACGGCGAGGTGAAAAGAACGACCGCAAACGCGATGCTGGATACTTAATGTTGCGGAACCTGTTGGCAGATAAATATCCCGGTGAAGGCGCGTAG
- a CDS encoding GNAT family N-acetyltransferase: protein MQIQLRLATAEDIPALDQLMRRSIRALSAGYYTERQIEISLIHVFGIDTQLIADGTYFVAEAEGRIVGCGGWSKRSTLYGGDQTKEDADSLLDPATEPARIRAFFVDPDFARRGIGRQIIEACEAAARAAGFTKLELGATLPGVPLYSAMGYQPIERIEHPMPEGEVLPLVIMGKQF, encoded by the coding sequence ATGCAAATCCAGCTTCGATTGGCGACAGCCGAAGATATCCCGGCGCTCGATCAGTTGATGCGGCGATCCATTCGGGCTTTGAGCGCCGGGTATTACACCGAACGGCAAATCGAAATTTCGCTGATTCACGTCTTCGGCATAGACACGCAATTGATTGCCGACGGCACGTACTTCGTCGCCGAAGCGGAAGGCCGAATTGTCGGTTGCGGCGGTTGGAGCAAGCGCAGCACGTTGTACGGCGGAGACCAGACGAAAGAAGACGCGGATTCCCTGCTCGATCCGGCAACGGAACCTGCGCGCATCCGAGCCTTTTTCGTTGATCCTGATTTCGCTCGTCGAGGCATTGGCCGCCAGATTATCGAAGCCTGCGAAGCCGCCGCGCGAGCCGCAGGCTTTACCAAACTGGAACTCGGCGCGACGTTGCCAGGCGTGCCTTTGTACTCCGCGATGGGGTATCAGCCTATTGAGCGGATCGAACATCCAATGCCCGAAGGCGAAGTTTTACCCCTTGTCATCATGGGAAAACAATTTTGA
- a CDS encoding sulfatase gives MNKFTRFSLLCFLAALVVLPPRVAQVQTVARRPNIVFIMSDDHAAHAISAYGSRLNKTPNIDRLANEGMKFENCFVTNSICTPSRAVILTGKYSHLNGVPVFNHIDNTQPLLSKYMQAAGYYTGMIGKWHLGGNDPKRPDEGKPAGFDYWNILPGQGAYFDPVMIENGERKKLTGYTTDIITDQAMNFIENRPKDKPFFLMFHHKAPHRNWQPDEKHRKQFENYDPPIPATFDDDYKGKADAAKQSTMHIDADLNDTDTKGKPPAELSGAELKRWKFRRYMQDYLACVQSVDDNIGRFLDYLDKNGLAENTIVVYTSDQGFFLGEHNFFDKRFMYEESLRMPFLVRWPAQIKPGSVNKGMILNVDFAETFLDAAGAKIPADMQGRSFLPLLKGQTPKDWRRSMYYRYYHPGHHNVAAHYGVRTDRYKLIFFNKLNQWELYDLQKDLIEMKNVYSDPAYKKIVESLKKEMYRLKKELKDNDQFADTLPVDDVG, from the coding sequence ATGAACAAGTTCACCCGTTTTTCATTGCTTTGCTTTCTGGCGGCGCTGGTGGTTTTGCCACCACGCGTCGCACAGGTTCAAACCGTTGCCAGGCGTCCAAACATCGTTTTCATTATGTCCGATGACCATGCGGCGCACGCCATCAGCGCCTATGGCAGTCGGCTGAACAAAACTCCGAACATTGATCGGCTGGCCAACGAAGGGATGAAGTTTGAAAATTGCTTTGTCACGAATTCCATTTGCACGCCCAGCCGCGCGGTCATTTTGACCGGCAAGTATTCCCATCTGAACGGCGTGCCCGTGTTCAATCACATAGACAACACGCAACCGCTGCTGTCGAAATACATGCAAGCCGCGGGATATTACACCGGCATGATCGGCAAATGGCATTTGGGCGGCAACGATCCGAAGCGACCCGACGAAGGCAAACCCGCGGGCTTTGATTACTGGAATATTTTGCCGGGGCAGGGCGCGTACTTCGATCCGGTCATGATCGAAAACGGCGAGCGGAAAAAGCTGACCGGTTACACCACCGACATCATTACCGACCAGGCGATGAACTTCATCGAAAATCGTCCGAAAGACAAACCGTTCTTTTTGATGTTCCATCACAAAGCCCCGCATCGGAACTGGCAGCCGGACGAAAAACATCGCAAACAGTTTGAAAATTACGATCCGCCGATTCCGGCAACCTTTGACGACGATTACAAAGGCAAAGCCGATGCCGCCAAACAATCCACGATGCACATTGACGCCGACCTGAACGACACCGACACCAAAGGCAAACCGCCTGCGGAATTGAGCGGCGCGGAACTGAAGCGATGGAAGTTTCGCCGCTACATGCAGGACTATCTGGCTTGCGTGCAGTCTGTGGATGACAACATCGGACGTTTTCTGGATTACCTGGACAAAAACGGTTTGGCCGAAAACACGATTGTCGTTTACACCTCGGATCAAGGCTTTTTCCTGGGCGAGCATAACTTTTTCGACAAACGGTTCATGTACGAAGAATCGCTGCGCATGCCGTTTCTGGTTCGCTGGCCCGCACAGATCAAACCCGGATCAGTCAACAAAGGGATGATTCTAAACGTGGATTTTGCGGAAACCTTTCTGGATGCCGCCGGAGCGAAAATTCCCGCCGACATGCAAGGCCGCAGCTTCTTGCCTTTGCTCAAAGGCCAGACGCCGAAAGACTGGCGGCGTTCGATGTATTACCGCTATTACCATCCCGGCCATCACAACGTCGCAGCGCATTACGGTGTGCGAACTGACCGGTACAAACTAATTTTCTTCAACAAACTGAACCAGTGGGAATTGTACGATCTGCAAAAGGACCTGATTGAAATGAAGAATGTCTACAGCGATCCGGCTTACAAAAAGATTGTCGAAAGTCTGAAGAAGGAAATGTACCGGCTGAAGAAAGAACTGAAAGACAACGATCAGTTTGCCGATACATTGCCGGTTGACGACGTGGGGTGA
- a CDS encoding DinB family protein, giving the protein MSIAQSLLPEMDMEMANTRKTLERIPADKFDFRPHPKSFQMISLATHIANMVGWGADTIKSDSFDVAPVGAEPFKENPAASVADLLEKFDKNLVAFRAALAGASDAAMMANWSLLAGGQTIFTMPRIACIRGMILNHLIHHRAQLTVYLRMCDVPVPALYGPSADEQGM; this is encoded by the coding sequence ATGTCTATCGCTCAATCGCTGCTTCCGGAAATGGATATGGAAATGGCAAACACGCGGAAAACGTTGGAACGCATTCCGGCGGATAAGTTTGATTTTCGCCCGCATCCCAAATCGTTTCAGATGATTTCGTTGGCCACGCACATCGCGAATATGGTTGGCTGGGGAGCAGACACAATCAAATCGGATTCGTTCGATGTCGCGCCTGTCGGCGCCGAACCTTTCAAAGAAAACCCCGCCGCTTCTGTCGCCGACTTGCTGGAAAAATTCGACAAGAATCTGGTGGCATTTCGCGCTGCGTTGGCTGGTGCCAGCGACGCTGCGATGATGGCGAACTGGTCGTTGCTGGCTGGCGGGCAGACGATTTTCACAATGCCGCGCATTGCCTGCATTCGCGGGATGATTCTCAATCACTTGATTCATCACCGCGCCCAATTGACTGTGTATTTGAGAATGTGCGATGTGCCGGTTCCGGCGCTGTACGGGCCGTCAGCGGACGAACAAGGAATGTAA